Below is a window of Enterococcus gilvus ATCC BAA-350 DNA.
CTCATCGGTGGGTGGCCGATGAGCAAAGGAGTTAAAAAATGAAAAAGTGTTAGGGTTGTTTGTTGGTATGCTTATATATTAGCAAGTAGTTATGAATAAAATGTGATAAAAGACTAGAGAAACAATTAATTTTAGCGAAAATAAATCTTTCTAACTAGTATAAACAAGAGTGTACTTACTTTTTCTTTTGAAACAAGAAGGCTTTTTAGCAGGGAGCACTCACTTCAAAAGACAAAAAAAGCCGAAAAGGAGGTGGGCTTCCTAGAAAGCGCTCCTTTTCGGCTTGAGAATGGCACGAGCTTATTCGTATACTCGGTTCTTTTTGTCGTAAATATTTCGCAGCTCTAAATAAAGCGGGACAAGTTCATTCTTAGTATAAGGGAAATCCAGTTGGTACAATTGAATATTTGGTTTTTCCTTTTTCAACAAGGAAGAAGAACTGATGATCAGATCATAATCGTCTTTCAAGGACACGTCGTAAGGCTCGGCATCAATGAAGCGCAGATCTTCCAAGAAACGGTACAAGTCGCGAACGAAAATTGCATTGTGCTCTAACGCGATCCCTACTTTTAAATTATGCGCATAAGGAAACTGATTAAAGTAAGGCAATAATAAGCGCTTGAAGGCACGTGTGATCATTGGATGGATCGAACTGATAAAGCTGTAAGAAGGATTCTCTTTAGCTAATTGCATGAAATTTTGGATGTTTTGGAATAAAATGTATTCGCCTCGTGTTTGCTTCGCTTCTGGGTCCAGCACCAATTCAATAATGCTAGGAAACGGCTGACGGAAAATAAAGTAGCCGAACGTGATGTTCAGCATATTTGCCACAACCAAAGGGTCATCCATAATTTCCGGACGATCTGGGAACAATGCCTTTTTGGCAAAGGTACAGAACTCCATAACAAAATCATTGACCGGATTTGGACGAGCATCGAAGTCATGGATCGTCTGTTTCATGCTTTGATCGTCTCGAATCGTATAGAAGGGTGAGTAGTGCGCCAAGAAATAAATAAAACTGGATTCACCTTTCAATTGACGGGTCGTCATGGGAACATCTACTAATTCCCGTAAGGACGTAAAATCATAGTAAGGATTGTCCTTCATCAAGAAATTATAGCGAGGATCGTATTTGACGAACTTTTTATTGCTGACACGGATCATGTTGATGCTGGTGAATAGCTTGATCTCCTGATTGCCGAAATAAGTGCGTGACAGAGGGAAATAGTCCTTGTACGTATCCATGATCTTCGCCAATTGATGCTGGTCGACATCTAACGGGCATTCAATTCCGCGAGTTCCAAGCCATAAAAGGTCGAATAACGCTAAACGAATCAAGCGTTCATCACCGGACATGCCGGCTTCTGTGTATGTAAAGCGAATATTGAAGCGTTTCAAGTGTTTTTTAAGTTTGTCGATCTTCCGGGAAACGGTGGAGCGGCTCACAAAATATTTTTCACAAAATTGTTCAATTGTTGGATTTTCTTCATTCAAGAAGTATAAGATGAACTGGAATGGGACGGCCTGTTGCAACAAGTGGTAACGATACTCATCGATCGTAGCATTTAAGTTTTCTAAATTCACTTTGCCGGCGCGCATCATGATCGTTTCATGGTTGGGCCGAATCTCCGCTAATTCTTGATCTATTTCATTTAATTCAATCACACTTTGCTGGTAGTTTAAATCTAAATCTTCTGACAATTGACTGATTGCTAACACTTGCTTGGTGGACTGATTTAAATATTTAAAAATATTAAAACGTAAGAGGAGCGACGCATCAAACATAAGTTCCTCATATAACATCTGTTTTCCTCCTTTATTAAATTAGGCGATTAATCTGAATTTTTTTAAGCATATTTCTTTTATATTGTACTTTATTTACATAAACCTGTCAGTTATTAACCGGTAAAAAGTGAGTAAAATTATATAGGGAAAATCATTTTTCATGCTATTCTAAGAAAGAAGGTGAAAAAATGACAAAGTCGCGTTTAGAAGCATTTACGGATGGCGTGGTTGCGATCGTTTTGACAGTCCTCGTGTTGGATATTCAGATACCAGACGCGCCAACACTCGCTTCACTGCTGAGCATAACAAACACATTGTTCGCCTATACGGTGAGTTTTATTTTCGTGGCAGTCATCTGGGTGAACCATCATCGCATGATGCAGATGGCGGAAAAGATCAATTATAAGGTTATCTGGGCAAATATTTTTTGGTTATTTTGGCTAACGTTATGTCCGGCCGTCACGAGCTGGGTAGGACGCAATCCTGGAGAATTTTGGCCAGAGGTTTCTTATGTCATGGTCTACACGATGTGGAGTTTTTCTTACGGGGTGTTATCAAAAAAAGTCATTACCGCCAATGACCCAGAGAGTCATGTTGCGAAAGTTTTGACACGGGATCGCCGCAGCAGATTATCTATGCTGATCAATTTAGCAGTTTTGGCAGGCGTGTTTGTTTATCCGCCGATCGGGATCTTTGGACGTTTTCTAGTTTCAGGGATTTGGATCGTTTCATATCGGAAAGCAGACGAATATTACCACAAAGTTTTCGGCAAAAAAAATCGCGGCAGAAGTGCGTAACTTCTGTCGCGATTTTTACGTGTATTTGTTGGTTTTGCACCAACCCAAAAGGCTTTTTACGGTTCTGGATGCAACACACGGTGTAAGAATTCTTTGGTCCGTGCTTCTTTCGGATGGACAAAGATGTCTTCAGGAGTTCCTTGTTCAGCAATAACGCCTTGGTCCATGAAGATAACACGATCCGACACTTCTTTTGCGAAGGCCATTTCATGGGTTACGATGACCATCGTCAAGCCGCTCTCTGCCAATTTCTTCATAATATGCAGGACATCGCCGACCATTTCAGGATCTAGCGCGGAGGTCGGTTCGTCAAACAACATCACTTCCGGGTTCATTGAAAGGGCACGGGCAATTGCGACCCGCTGTTTCTGACCCCCAGAAAGCTGTGCCGGCTTCGCATCAACGAAACGAGCCATCCCCACTTTCTCCAAGTTTTCCAACGCCACTTTTTTGGCTTCCTCTTCTTTTCGTCCTAAGACGGTCACCTGACCGCTCATGCAATTTTGCAGCACGTTCATATTGTTGAAAAGGTTAAAGGATTGGAAAACCATTCCCAAATGCGTCCGATATTTCGGCAGATTGTAACCAGGGGCTAGAACATTGTCCCCTTGGTATAAGATTTTGCCGTCTGTTGGTGTTTCTAGTAAGTTGATGCAACGTAGAAAGGTAGATTTACCGGAACCAGAGGCACCGATGATCGTTACCACTTCTCCTTTGTTGACGTTCATACTGATATCTTTTAAGACGAGGTTATCGCCGAAGCTTTTCTTCAAATGTTCGATTTCAATAATACTGCTCATGTCTGCTCCTCCTTATTCTTATTGCTGAACGCATTTTTTTTAAAATTCGTTCGATGTTCATGCCGTATACCATTCTGCTAAAGCGAGAAGCAAAATGGTCTATCGGGCCTCCTTAATCTATCTGGAATTATTTATCTTCTCCGACAGCTACATCAACCTCTTCAATACGAACATAGGCTGAAGGGCCGTCCATTTTCTTCTCAACGACACGTAAGAGACGAGTGGCAGTGAAGGTCAAGACAAAGTAGATCACACAGATGATGAAATACGTTTGGAAGAACATATAGTTCGTTCCAGCCGCGGATTTCCCTTGGAAGAACAATTCAGAAACAGAGATGATACTCAATACAGAGGTATCTTTAATATTGATAACCAATTCATTCCCCGTTGCTGGCAGAATGTTTCGTAACACTTGCGGCAAGACCACTTTACGCATCGTTTGACCATGGGTCATCCCGATCGCATGAGCCGCTTCGAACTGTCCTTTATCGACTGCGAAGATCCCGCCGCGGACGATCTCAGACATATAGGCCCCCGTATTAATAGAAACAATAAACAATGCAGCAGCCGTTCGATTCAAGTCGATCCCGAAAGCCATCGCGATCCCGTAATAGATAACGGCAGATTGTACGATCATCGGTGTGCCGCGGAAAATTTCAATGTAGGCATTCAATAACCAGCCAAACACTTTTTGCAGACCGCGTTTTGCAGAATTATCTGATTCAGGGATCGTCCGAAAGACACCGATCAATAAACCGATCAAAGTCCCAACCGTTGTTCCCACAATAGCAAGCAGTAAGGTCATTCCTGTTCCTCGTAAGAACATCGAACCGTTTTGTTTCAAGATACGAACGAAGACATTTTCTTTTTTCCCAGAAGCGTTTTGCGTTTCATCCGTCGCTGGCTGATCTTTGATGGCTTGGTCCATGACCTTCACCCGTTCGTCTTGAGAGATGCCGGACAAGATCTGATTGACCTGGGCCATATTAGCGTCGCCTTTACGCATGCCGACCGACACCTGAACATCTTCAGGGTTGGTTTGGAACCCGTTTGCTTTGTCAAATTCCACCATTTTAAGGTCAGGATTGACACTTTCCGCCGTCACGCCTTCTGGTCGTTCACTGACGTAGCCATCGATGGTTCCCGATTCCAAAGCAACACGCATTGCTGGGAAATTGTCCATGGCTTCCTGTTTGTTCACGTCAGGGATCTGAGGAATAACGTCATAATGGAATGTACTTAACTGTGCGGTGATTTTTGCCCCCGCAAAATCTTTGATGTTTGTCGCTTTGGCATATTTTGTATCTTTCCGTGTAACGATAACCAATTGTGATTCGTAATAAGGATCGGAAAAGTCGACTTCCTTCCGGCGTTCCGCTGTTGGAGACATCCCGGCGATGATCGCGTCGATCTTGCCAGATTGAAGGGCGGGCAATAAGCCGTCCCATTCGGTTTTGACGACGACCAGCTTACGGTTCATTTTGTCCGCAATTTTTTTCGCCATTTGGACATCGTAACCGCCAGCGTAGGCTCGATCTCCTTGGATCTGAACGGCGCCATTCCGATCATCCTTTTGCGTCCAGTTGAACGGTGCATAGCCGGCTTCCATGCCGACCCGTAACTCTCCTTCAGGTGTTTTGTCATCCGCGTGTGTAATCAACGGTGCTCCTAAAAAAGAAATGAATAATGCGATAAGTGCGATAACTGAAAATTTTCTTCTATTCATAGTTTCTCCCTTTCTTGAACTCACGAGATTGGGTAGGGCTGTCTTTGAAAATCTACAACAAAAAAAGCCGCCGATTTGTGTATAAGGCCGCTTGCAGATAATAAGAAGATGGTGTTCCCTCTCACAAAAACATAGCGCAACTTAGCATCACTGCTAAGACAGTCCGCAAGTTATTTGCTTGCGTCCCAACATACAAAACAAAGAGAATTTTGTACATTTCGGCGAAACTTCCTAGACCTATTTCCACGTGTCTCTGCACTCCATAGGGTTAATAAGGTTCGCGACCTCTACCTCATTGTTCTGAGGCATCTCGTATTCAGTTATTATGTTTCACAGTCTAAAGCCTATAAATGAAAAAGTCAATGGGAATCCTTTGAAACGAACAAAAAAATTGTTTGAAATTTTTAATCTAAAACGTTTTGATTGTTTAAAAAGACAAAAAAAGAATACGAAAATACATCCTTTAAGAAATTTCAGTCTTTTTATTTCAAAGGAGCAAAAAACTCTTCGATGATACGAAGAATTCTTCCTTTCTTCTATAAAAGAAGTGAGACTTTTTATTTTACGCGCTATTTATACTATACTGATTCTTGAGGTGATAGAAATGGAAATCACAGTTGATCTGGCTGCAGAGATGCTCCAGCAGCATAAAAAAATGACCTTTCTAACTGGAGCAGGTGTTTCCACGCCATCAGGAGTCCCAGATTACCGCTCACTCCAAGGCGTGTACCACGGACTGGAGGCACCAGAGTATTTATTAAGCAACGAATGCCTGGTACGCGAACCAGAAAAATTTTATCAATTTGTCAAACACTTATACCATGAAGAGGCGCGGCCCAATGTCATTCATCAAGCCATGGCAGCGATGGAGAAGACAAAAGACATTTGGGTCGTTTCCCAAAATATCGACGGGTTGCATGCGGCGGCTGGCAGCGAAAAACTCGTTAATTTCCACGGGTCGCTGTACGAGTGCTATTGTCGGAAGTGCGGAAAATCAGTATCCGTATCAGACTATCTGCAAAGCGATCGTCACAAGGAGTGCGGCGGTCAAATTCGTCCTGACATCGTGTTGTATGGTGAGGGATTTGAAGAAGGCGTCATTCAACAAGCCGTTTCAGCAGTCAAAAATGCGGAACTTGTGGTAATCGTCGGGACGAGCTTTCAAGTTCATCCGTTTTGTGATTTAATTTATGAAAAACGCAGAGATGCGCAAGTCATGGTCATCAATCAAACACCGATCCAGTTAGCCGGTGCATATACGTTTGTACAGGCGAATGGAGTGGAGGTATTTGAAAAGCTATAATACATTCATTGGGTGAAACCAGTTTTTATCTACGAGGAGGAAGATGTGTGGAGTTAACAGAAAAAGAAAAGATGATCGCCGGTAAATTATATTTTGCAGGTGATCCTGAATTAGCAGCCGATCGAAAAGATGCACGGGTCAAATTACGAGCGATCAACCAAGAAACAGACAAGAAAAAACGAGAATTGTATGTAAAATCTGCTTTTGGGGGGACCAAAAAGCGCGTCTACATTGAACCCACCATTTCCTTCGATTATGGCTACAATATTTTTGTTGGGGAGAACTTCTATTGTAATTTCCACAATGTCTTTTTAGACATTTGTCCAATCACGATTGGCGACAATTGTATGTTCGGACCCAATGTTCAATT
It encodes the following:
- a CDS encoding helix-turn-helix domain-containing protein, with translation MLYEELMFDASLLLRFNIFKYLNQSTKQVLAISQLSEDLDLNYQQSVIELNEIDQELAEIRPNHETIMMRAGKVNLENLNATIDEYRYHLLQQAVPFQFILYFLNEENPTIEQFCEKYFVSRSTVSRKIDKLKKHLKRFNIRFTYTEAGMSGDERLIRLALFDLLWLGTRGIECPLDVDQHQLAKIMDTYKDYFPLSRTYFGNQEIKLFTSINMIRVSNKKFVKYDPRYNFLMKDNPYYDFTSLRELVDVPMTTRQLKGESSFIYFLAHYSPFYTIRDDQSMKQTIHDFDARPNPVNDFVMEFCTFAKKALFPDRPEIMDDPLVVANMLNITFGYFIFRQPFPSIIELVLDPEAKQTRGEYILFQNIQNFMQLAKENPSYSFISSIHPMITRAFKRLLLPYFNQFPYAHNLKVGIALEHNAIFVRDLYRFLEDLRFIDAEPYDVSLKDDYDLIISSSSLLKKEKPNIQLYQLDFPYTKNELVPLYLELRNIYDKKNRVYE
- a CDS encoding TMEM175 family protein; this translates as MTKSRLEAFTDGVVAIVLTVLVLDIQIPDAPTLASLLSITNTLFAYTVSFIFVAVIWVNHHRMMQMAEKINYKVIWANIFWLFWLTLCPAVTSWVGRNPGEFWPEVSYVMVYTMWSFSYGVLSKKVITANDPESHVAKVLTRDRRSRLSMLINLAVLAGVFVYPPIGIFGRFLVSGIWIVSYRKADEYYHKVFGKKNRGRSA
- a CDS encoding amino acid ABC transporter ATP-binding protein, coding for MSSIIEIEHLKKSFGDNLVLKDISMNVNKGEVVTIIGASGSGKSTFLRCINLLETPTDGKILYQGDNVLAPGYNLPKYRTHLGMVFQSFNLFNNMNVLQNCMSGQVTVLGRKEEEAKKVALENLEKVGMARFVDAKPAQLSGGQKQRVAIARALSMNPEVMLFDEPTSALDPEMVGDVLHIMKKLAESGLTMVIVTHEMAFAKEVSDRVIFMDQGVIAEQGTPEDIFVHPKEARTKEFLHRVLHPEP
- a CDS encoding ABC transporter permease subunit (The N-terminal region of this protein, as described by TIGR01726, is a three transmembrane segment that identifies a subfamily of ABC transporter permease subunits, which specificities that include histidine, arginine, glutamine, glutamate, L-cystine (sic), the opines (in Agrobacterium) octopine and nopaline, etc.) gives rise to the protein MNRRKFSVIALIALFISFLGAPLITHADDKTPEGELRVGMEAGYAPFNWTQKDDRNGAVQIQGDRAYAGGYDVQMAKKIADKMNRKLVVVKTEWDGLLPALQSGKIDAIIAGMSPTAERRKEVDFSDPYYESQLVIVTRKDTKYAKATNIKDFAGAKITAQLSTFHYDVIPQIPDVNKQEAMDNFPAMRVALESGTIDGYVSERPEGVTAESVNPDLKMVEFDKANGFQTNPEDVQVSVGMRKGDANMAQVNQILSGISQDERVKVMDQAIKDQPATDETQNASGKKENVFVRILKQNGSMFLRGTGMTLLLAIVGTTVGTLIGLLIGVFRTIPESDNSAKRGLQKVFGWLLNAYIEIFRGTPMIVQSAVIYYGIAMAFGIDLNRTAAALFIVSINTGAYMSEIVRGGIFAVDKGQFEAAHAIGMTHGQTMRKVVLPQVLRNILPATGNELVINIKDTSVLSIISVSELFFQGKSAAGTNYMFFQTYFIICVIYFVLTFTATRLLRVVEKKMDGPSAYVRIEEVDVAVGEDK
- a CDS encoding NAD-dependent protein deacylase — protein: MEITVDLAAEMLQQHKKMTFLTGAGVSTPSGVPDYRSLQGVYHGLEAPEYLLSNECLVREPEKFYQFVKHLYHEEARPNVIHQAMAAMEKTKDIWVVSQNIDGLHAAAGSEKLVNFHGSLYECYCRKCGKSVSVSDYLQSDRHKECGGQIRPDIVLYGEGFEEGVIQQAVSAVKNAELVVIVGTSFQVHPFCDLIYEKRRDAQVMVINQTPIQLAGAYTFVQANGVEVFEKL